The Mycolicibacterium aichiense region GTTGGAGCCCACCGCTGGTGCCGACCCCGTCCAGGTGCGAGCCCGACTGATCGACGAGCACGGCATTGTCACCACCGCGGCCGGAGTCGAGCGCGCCCCGCTGGAGTTGACGACGCCGGTACTGCGGATCTCGCCGCACGTCGACGCCGGCACCGAAGACCTCGAAGCGCTGGTCGTCGCCCTGCGAGCGGTGACCTGAAGGGCCTCAGCGCAATCGGCGTCAGGCCGCCAGGGCCGCCTGGCTACTCGGGGCGGCCAGACGAGCGCTCACCGACAGGTACTGGCCGCGCTGCCAGGCTTCCATGAAGCCCTCCAGCGGAACGGCCAAACCCTGTCCGCCCGTCCCACCGGAGTCGTTGATGTAGATGATGTCTTTGGTCTGGTTGATCCCGAGCACCGTGATCGCGTGGTTGGCGGTACCGAACCGCCTCGCGCTGTGTGCGCCGCCGATCGCCTCGGCCCAGATCCGGTTGTTGACGGCAACCAGAACGGAGCTGGTGGTCAGCGCTGTTTTCAAGTTCGCCAACGCCAGATCGCCTTGGCTCTTGGTGTAGGTGGTCATCGTCGCGTCGACGCCGTGGTTCTCCATCAGCGCCATGCTGTCCACGTAGTAGACGTACTCGTCGGCGACCGGGTCGTAGATGTTCCCCGTTCGCGCGACGTACTTTTTCAGCAGTTTGCTCCAGACCGAACCGGTATTGCGCGAGGACGAATAGCTGGGAGTGTCCTTGGCTTCCTGGACGATGTCGGACCAGGTGGGCATGCCGCCCGGCCCCTTGAGCTGTCCGATCACCATGGCGGTCGAGGACAGCACGCAGGTGTTGTTGTTCCCCTGGGAGATGAAGTACTTCACGTTCTGCAGTGGATTGCCGTAGACCACGTCACCGGGGGCGGGTGGGTCTCGCAGCGGCGTTGTGGCGGTGGATGATTCATTCGCCGACGTCGGAGTGGGCTTTACGGTCAACCGGCCCAGGTCGCGCCCGAGCGTGGTCAGCGCATCCTGCACCGCATGCACCACCGCCGCCGGTGTAGGGAGCGCGGGCGGCTTCGGAAGGCGGCGCTGCGTTACGGTCGCCGCGACCGGTGCAGCTGTCGGCGTTTTCGCACTCGCGCGGGACTTGTTTGAGTCAGTAGCCTTTACGGAGCGTAGCGGGCCAGAGGTCCGCGCACTCGAGGCGGATGCCGAGCTCACCGAGGAGTGATTGGTGTCGGCCGGCGCGGCCGATGCGACCGGGCTTGCGCCCGCGAGCAGGATCCCCGCGCCGACGGCCAGCCCGCAGGCCGCGAGGGTCAAGGGGGCGAGTCGCCTGATCCGATTCATACTTCGGCTCTCCGGTTCCGTAGCCTCAGGCCGCCAGCGCGAGATCGGCTTGTGTCAGGGGTTGGCCTGCCGCGGCCGCCAACGGGCGAGTGGCGATGCCCAGCGGGTAGTTCGGCTCCCATCCCTTCATGAAGTCGGTCAGCGACATCGCCCGGTTCTGGCCCTCGGCGCCCCACGCGGCGTCATTGACGAAGATCTGATCGGTCTCGGTGTTCATGCCGAGGACCACGACCAAATGGTTCGTGGGGTCGGTGTCACCCAGGATGGGGGTCTTGATGGTGACGAGGACGACCGAACCGGCGGTGAGTGCGGACGCCATGGTGGTCAGGGCCACGTCGGCCTTGGTCTTGGGGAAGTACGTCGTCGAGACGTTGATCCCGTTACCGCTTGTGCTGAGCAGCTCCAGGGCGTCACCGGTCCACACCCAGTCGGTGCCGTTGTCCAGGTACATCTTCCGGTATTGACCGGTGGCGCGGTCGCCGACGAACAATTGCCGGTCGACGCTGTCGGTGATCTTGGCTTTGGCGATCCAGTCCGCGATATTCGGCATCGTGCCGGTCAGCTGACCTACCGCCATCACCACGGCGGCCAGGCCAGAGGTCTGTGCTCCGTCGGTGACCCAGTACTGCTTGGTGACGTCCGGATTGCCGATGATCGTCGGGACGGCGGGGTTGTCAAGGTCGACGTAGATGGCGGCATCGGCGGTGGTGATTCCGGATGCGCCCAGCTGCACCGCAATTGACCGCAGCGCGTTCTGTATCGCGCCGAGCGGTCCGTGCAGTTTTGCCGCGGAACCATTGTCGGCGACGATGGTGAACTCGTCCATGATGGCGCCCGCGGGCAGCGTGGTGTTGGGCGTGTAGGTGTAGGCACCCGTCACCGGGTCGAGAACCACCGAGCCGTTGCTCGGCTGGTCGCCGATCGAGTACTTGAGCGTGAAACCGTTGTTGCTCTTGCTGATTACGGTTCCCGACACGGTGCCGGCGGCGCCTGAAGTCTGGGTGCCCGATTCGATCGACGGCGCCTTGTTGGCGAAGATGTAGTTGAGCTGACGCATGAATGCCTGCACCGGGTTGAGCGTCGGTGTCGTGGCTGCCGCGCTGACGGGGGCCGTGGGCTTTGCCTGGCTGGTGCGGGTGCTTCGGGTCTTCGCGTCAGTTCGCGCGGGTCCGGCCTTGGCCGCAACCGGTGCGCGCCGGCTGGAGGCGAGGCCATGCTTCGTCGACGTCGCTTTGCCCGCGCTGGATGTGCTGCCGCCCGTGGATGACCCGCCGGTGTCAGCGGTCGCGACCGCTGTGCCTGCCAACAGTGCGGCACCCAACCCCACCGCGACGAGGCCTGCGATCAGCCATGCATATAAGGCGGCGCACTGAGGCACCATCGATTTCCCGGTCAGCACTGCGTCCCCTCGGCCCCGACTCCGATAAAGCACGGCCGGCGTCTGGTCTCCCGACGCCGAGGGACAGCCTAGGGGACGGTGCGGGAATTCGTTTGCTAGATCCAAAAACTCGGACGCAATAGTAGGCAACCGCAAATTCTTGCGCCGGCAGTGCCGGGCGGCACTCAGCCGTTCTTGTGGGCGCTGAGCAAGTAGGCCGGCATCATCAGCCGGCCCTTCGTGTCGAGGTCGAACGGCATCGCACCCTCTGGTATGTCGGCGAACGCCGGTTTGTGGGAGTGGATCTTCGCCGGCCGGATGTCGTCGATCACGAAGTACTTCGACACCGCGGCGCGCAGCTCGTCCTCGTCGACTTCGTTGGGCTTGGTCTCGAGGTGCGGCGGGAAGGCACCCTTTGCGAAGACCAGCACGTAGAGCTGTGCCCCGGGCGCGGCGGCCCGATGGATCGCACGGAGGTAGGCGTCGCGGGCGTCGACCGGAAGCGAATGGAACAGCGTGCTGTCGATGATCGTGGCGAACTGCTCGTCGTAGCCGGTGAAGGAGGTGATATCCGCGCACACGAAAGTCACGTTGCTCAAGCCGCGCTGCCGGGCGGCCTCGGTCGCCGCCGTGATCGCCGTTGGCGACACGTCGATACCGACGACGGTGGCGCCTGTCGCCGCGAGGGCCAAGGCGAGTTCGGCATGCCCGCAGCCGGCGTCCAGCACATGACCGCTGATCTTCCCGTCGCGAGCCAGAGCAGCAAGTTCGGGTTGCGGTTCACCGATGTTCCACGGCGGCGGCCCGGCGAAGGCGCCCTCTTGTCTGTAGGCGCCGTCCCAGTCCATCACCTCAGAGTCCATGTCCTCAACGTACAAGGACCCGCGGTCACTCGGTGCTGCCCCAGGTGTGCACCGGTTCGTTGCTGTGCATCAGGGTGCAGTAGCGCCGCAGCATCTCGGCGAGTGCCTGTGGTCGCGCCATGCCGCGATCCTGCAGCGCCTGCACCGTCGCGATCTGCCATGCCGACCCGTTGCGTCCAGTCTTGGCGCGACCCTCGATCACGCCGAGATAGCGGTCGCGTACTTCGGTGGCCACGCCCCAGCGCCGCAGCCCCTCATCGGCCATCGGGAGCAGGGTACGCAGCACCAACTCGTCGGGTGTGATCTCGCCGAGCCCGGGCCAGTACAGCCGGGCATCCATGCCGTGCCGAGCAGATTCGATGAAGTTGTCATGTGCGGCAGTGAAACTCATCTTCGTCCACAACGGGCGGTCCTCTTCGGCCAATACTCGCAAGGCGCCGTAGTAGAACGCCGAGTTGGCCATCATGTCGACGACAGTGGGTCCCGCGGGCAACACGCGATTCTCCACCCGCAGATGCGGCCGGCCGTTCACGACATCGTAGACCGGCCGGTTCCAGCGGTACACCGTCCCGTTGTGCAGCCGCAGCTCGGACAGGGCAGGCGTGCGGCCGGCCGCCAACTCGGCTACCGGATCCTCGTCGGACATCTCGGGCAGCAAGGAGGGGAAGTAGCGGACGTTCTCTTCGAAGAGGTCGAAGATCGAGGTGATCCAGCGCTCCCCGAACCACACTCGCGGACGCACGCCTTGGGCCTTGAGTTCGTCGGGCCGGGTGTCGGTCGCCTGGGCGAATAGCTCGATACGGGTCTCGGCCCACAGCTGGTGACCGAAGAAGTACGGCGAGTTGGCGCCGAGAGCCAGCTGCGGACCGGCCAGCACCTGAGCGGCGTTCCAGTTGGCGGCGAAGTCGGCCGGGGATACCTGCAGGTGCAATTGCATACTGGTGCAGGCGGATTCAGGAGCGATGGACTCCGCGTGCATGCTCAGCCGCTCGGGGCCGGTGATGTCGATGAGGATGTCCTCGCCGCGGGCGGTGAAGATCGAATCGTTGAGCGCCTGATAGCGCAGCGACGGACTCATCCAGTGGCCGGTCAGGTGCTCGGGCATTAGCGTCGGCAGGATGCCGATCATCACGATGTGCGCGTCGTCGGTGTTCGCCTTCGTCTCGGCGGCATTCAGGCTCGCCCGTACCTCGGCCTCCAACTCCAGTGCCGTCCGACCGGGCAGAGGTCGCGGCGGGACGTTGAATTCGATGTTGTAGGCGCCCAATTCGGTCTGGTAGGCCGGATCGGCGATCGCGGCCAAGACCTCCTGGTTCGACATCGCCGGCTGGTAGTCATCGGTGACCAGGTTGCACTCGATCTCCATGCCGGTCAGCGGTCGGTCGAATTCGAAGCTGGATTGGGCCAGCATTGTCTCGAACACGTCCAGACACAACTGGACCTTGCGCCGGTACTGCTGCCGATGCGCCCGGTTGAAGGTGGCGTGCGTGACCTCGTCGCCCATGGGGTCGATGGAACCGGTTCAGACCAAGCTGCGCAAGCAAATCGCCATCACTCGCGCCGCCGCGCCCGCAGAACCTGGCGATCGAACGGGTTGGTGCTGACCTCCACCTCGACGCCGGCATGGGCGCCGAGCGCGCGCAGCGCCGACGGGCTGTAGGAGCGCAGCGAGCTGACCAGACCGTCGTGCACGAACGGCCACCACACCAGCGGCGCCATCGCGGCCAGCTTGGCAATGTGCAGAAGCGAGGGCATCCGGGGCAGATCGATGACCAGGAGCTCGTCGGCCACCCGGGTGCCCTCGGCGAGAACCAGGGCGGCCTGGGTGGGCGGCAGATGGTGAAACGACAACGCGAAGACCGCCAGGTCGAACGAGCCGTCGTCGGCGTCGATCGCGGTCGCGTCGATGGTGCGCACTGTGGCGCGCGGGTGGTCACCGAGATCGGATGCCGCGATCGCCACCACCGACTCGGCGTTGACGTCGGAGATGGTGACGTGGGCGGTCGGATGCTGCTCGAGGACCCTGCGCGATAGTGCGCCATGACCGGCGCCGAGTTCCAGGATGGTGGGGTCGATGACGTCGGCGACCTCGCGCAGCACCAGCTCGGCATTGCGGTCGTGTTCGCGAAACAGGTTGCCGATCACGTCCAGCGCCGTCACGATTCCACGCTTGACCTCGTCGTCGACGTCGTCACGGTCGAGGTATTCCGGCCGGTCGGTTTCCAGCAGGCGATCCAGACACGACGCATCCGGGCCACCCCGCGGCATGTCGGCGATGTCGGTGATCTCGGATGCCATGTAGGCCATCATGGACGAAAGGTCGGCTGCATCGGCAGCATCACACGTCAGAGGAGCACTGTTGGCTGACTTCGTCGCCTCGATTGACCAGGGCACCACGAGCACCCGCTGCATGATCTTCGATCACAAGGGCGCTGAGGTGGGCCGGCATCAGCTCGAGCACGAACAGATCCTGCCCAAGTCCGGGTGGGTGGAGCACAACCCCGTGGAGATCTGGGAACGCACGCAGACCGTCGTGGTCTCGGCGTTGAACAAGACGAAACTGTCCGTCGAGGACCTGGCTGCGCTGGGCATCACCAACCAGCGGGAGACCACACTGGTGTGGAACCGCAAGACGGGACGGCCGTACCACAACGCGATCGTGTGGCAGGACACCCGCACCGACCGCATCGCGGCCGCGCTGGACCGGGACGGCCGCGGTGACATCATCCGGCGCAAAGCCGGCCTGCCGCCGGCCACGTACTTCTCCGGGGGCAAGCTGCAGTGGATCCTGGAGAACGTCGACGGCCTGCGCGCCGACGCCGAACGCGGTGACGCGTTGTTCGGCACTCCGGACACCTGGGTGCTGTGGAATCTGACCGGGGGAACGCACGGCGGCGTACACGTCACCGACGTCACCAACGCCAGTCGCACCATGCTGATGAACTTGGAAACCCTGGACTGGGACGATGAACTGTTGTCGCTCTTCGGGATTCCGCGCGCGATGCTGCCGGAGATCAGGCCGTCTTCGTCACCCGAGCCGTACGGGGTGACGCTACCCGCTGGACCGCTGGGCGGTGAGGTGCCGTTGACCGGGATCCTCGGCGATCAGCAGGCGGCGATGGTGGGGCAGGTGTGCCTGAGCCCCGGTGAAGCCAAGAACACCTACGGCACCGGCAACTTCCTGTTGCTCAACACCGGCGAGAAGATCGTGCGCAGCGAGAACGGGTTGCTGACCACCGTGTGCTACCAGTTCGGAGAAGCGAAACCTGTTTACGCCCTTGAGGGCTCGATCGCGGTGACCGGCTCGGCGGTGCAGTGGCTGCGCGATCAGCTCGGCATCATCAGCGGGGCTTCGCAGAGCGAGACCTTGGCCCGGCAGGTAGCTGACAACGGCGGCGTGTACTTCGTGCCGGCGTTCTCGGGACTCTTCGCACCGTACTGGCGCTCGGATGCGCGCGGGGCGATCGTCGGGTTGTCCCGCTACAACTCGAACGCGCATGTCGCCCGCGCGACGCTGGAGGCGATCTGCTATCAGAGTCGCGACGTGGTCGACGCTATGGAAGCCGATTCCGGTGTGCACCTTGAGATTCTGAAAGTCGACGGCGGCGTCACCCAGAACGAGTTGTGCATGCAGATCCAAGCCGATGTTCTGGGCGTGGACGTGGTGCGCCCGGTGGTTGCCGAGACCACCGCACTGGGTGCGGCCTATGCCGCCGGGTTGGCGGTCGGATTCTGGGCCGATCCCGATGACCTGCGCGCCAACTGGCAGGAGGACCGGCGATGGTCGCCGGTGTGGGACGACGATCAGCGTGAGGCCGGCTACGCCGGTTGGCGCAAAGCCGTGCAGCGCACGCTGGACTGGGTCGAGGTCTAGGCCGTCAGCGCTGTGACGAACGAGTCGAGTGAGCACAGCTCGCCGGGGCA contains the following coding sequences:
- a CDS encoding class I SAM-dependent methyltransferase, giving the protein MDSEVMDWDGAYRQEGAFAGPPPWNIGEPQPELAALARDGKISGHVLDAGCGHAELALALAATGATVVGIDVSPTAITAATEAARQRGLSNVTFVCADITSFTGYDEQFATIIDSTLFHSLPVDARDAYLRAIHRAAAPGAQLYVLVFAKGAFPPHLETKPNEVDEDELRAAVSKYFVIDDIRPAKIHSHKPAFADIPEGAMPFDLDTKGRLMMPAYLLSAHKNG
- a CDS encoding glutamate--cysteine ligase, producing the protein MGDEVTHATFNRAHRQQYRRKVQLCLDVFETMLAQSSFEFDRPLTGMEIECNLVTDDYQPAMSNQEVLAAIADPAYQTELGAYNIEFNVPPRPLPGRTALELEAEVRASLNAAETKANTDDAHIVMIGILPTLMPEHLTGHWMSPSLRYQALNDSIFTARGEDILIDITGPERLSMHAESIAPESACTSMQLHLQVSPADFAANWNAAQVLAGPQLALGANSPYFFGHQLWAETRIELFAQATDTRPDELKAQGVRPRVWFGERWITSIFDLFEENVRYFPSLLPEMSDEDPVAELAAGRTPALSELRLHNGTVYRWNRPVYDVVNGRPHLRVENRVLPAGPTVVDMMANSAFYYGALRVLAEEDRPLWTKMSFTAAHDNFIESARHGMDARLYWPGLGEITPDELVLRTLLPMADEGLRRWGVATEVRDRYLGVIEGRAKTGRNGSAWQIATVQALQDRGMARPQALAEMLRRYCTLMHSNEPVHTWGSTE
- a CDS encoding class I SAM-dependent methyltransferase, translating into MAYMASEITDIADMPRGGPDASCLDRLLETDRPEYLDRDDVDDEVKRGIVTALDVIGNLFREHDRNAELVLREVADVIDPTILELGAGHGALSRRVLEQHPTAHVTISDVNAESVVAIAASDLGDHPRATVRTIDATAIDADDGSFDLAVFALSFHHLPPTQAALVLAEGTRVADELLVIDLPRMPSLLHIAKLAAMAPLVWWPFVHDGLVSSLRSYSPSALRALGAHAGVEVEVSTNPFDRQVLRARRRE
- the glpK gene encoding glycerol kinase GlpK; translated protein: MDERSAASAASHVRGALLADFVASIDQGTTSTRCMIFDHKGAEVGRHQLEHEQILPKSGWVEHNPVEIWERTQTVVVSALNKTKLSVEDLAALGITNQRETTLVWNRKTGRPYHNAIVWQDTRTDRIAAALDRDGRGDIIRRKAGLPPATYFSGGKLQWILENVDGLRADAERGDALFGTPDTWVLWNLTGGTHGGVHVTDVTNASRTMLMNLETLDWDDELLSLFGIPRAMLPEIRPSSSPEPYGVTLPAGPLGGEVPLTGILGDQQAAMVGQVCLSPGEAKNTYGTGNFLLLNTGEKIVRSENGLLTTVCYQFGEAKPVYALEGSIAVTGSAVQWLRDQLGIISGASQSETLARQVADNGGVYFVPAFSGLFAPYWRSDARGAIVGLSRYNSNAHVARATLEAICYQSRDVVDAMEADSGVHLEILKVDGGVTQNELCMQIQADVLGVDVVRPVVAETTALGAAYAAGLAVGFWADPDDLRANWQEDRRWSPVWDDDQREAGYAGWRKAVQRTLDWVEV